The DNA window GGCTCAATGGTGCGGTTCGTCAAATCCGGCTATGGGTTCGTAGCGGTCAGATCTGGTGACCGGTGGGAGACGAGCGCCACGCAGTCGGTCGGGTTCATTGACGAGGTCATGGCGTGGGATGACATGTGGCTAGCCGGAAGGTATTTCGAACTGGCCACCGCGCTGGACCCAATAAAGCAACCTGCCGAGCGCGACAAGAGACTGGTAGAGAAATCCGTCGTATGTTTCCGCCTCGCGGATGAGCACTGGGCCGCCATCGCCTATCAAGGCTCGTACACGGGTTTCAAGCAGCGGGTCTGGTACACCACCCTGACCACGGCCGCCTGCAAGCGCGCAAAGCTGGCTAGCTGCTATGGCCAATGGGCCGAGATCATGCCCAAAGCTACAGACATTCAAGTCGTGACGTCATGGAAACCGCTGCTCCCTCGTGAGGTCGCGGACACCATGGGACGCCATGCAAACACCCAACTTGGGCGCCGACCCGGCCGACGCAATCCCTGGACTCCTCCCTTCTGACACTCGCGCCGACGCGAGCAGAAACCCATTGCGCCCCTTGTCCTTCTAGCGTTGGCGGTGACCGCTGACAGGCAAGGATGAGGTAGGCAATGCAAGTGTTGACCGTGTACAGGCCAACTAAGGCCGATCGGGAGTTCTTCCAATGGAGCGTCGACGGTGAGCTACTCGCCATCCCCGGCATCTGCCCGTGGCACGAATGCACCACCATGCTCATGGTCCGCGACTTGGACGTTCGAGAAGAAGACGTAATTGCCGCCTGCCGCAATAGCTTTGAGAACAGCGGACACGACGACCAAACCTTCGGCGAACCCCTGGAATCCATCGTCCAGGAGATCGCATCCGACGCGATCGAGGCTGCTTCCGAGCACC is part of the Mycobacterium mantenii genome and encodes:
- a CDS encoding DUF7715 family protein, giving the protein MQVLTVYRPTKADREFFQWSVDGELLAIPGICPWHECTTMLMVRDLDVREEDVIAACRNSFENSGHDDQTFGEPLESIVQEIASDAIEAASEHPVGTVLRLTQGRGREWQYRLEPAETCTR